In Hevea brasiliensis isolate MT/VB/25A 57/8 chromosome 13, ASM3005281v1, whole genome shotgun sequence, a single genomic region encodes these proteins:
- the LOC110653223 gene encoding mitogen-activated protein kinase kinase 9 gives MAVVRERRQLNLRLPLPELSERRPRFPLPLPPSITTSTNTTAFSMISCNDLEKLQVLGHGNGGTVYKVRHKKTSQVYALKVVHADTDDSLVRRQVFREMEILRRTDSPYIVHCHGIYEKPNGDIAILMEYMDLGTLDTLLQKHGTFSEAKLAHVARQVLNGLNYLHSHKIIHRDIKPSNLLVKDGMEVKIADFGVSKIMYRTLDACNSYVGTCAYMSPERFDPDTYGGNYNGYAADIWSLGLTLLELYLGHFPLLTPGQRPDWATLMCAICFGDPPTLPEDASEKFRNFVECCLQKESSKRWTVEQLLSHPFLCKDPTSDK, from the coding sequence ATGGCCGTAGTCCGCGAGCGCCGCCAACTCAACCTCCGCCTCCCTCTTCCCGAACTCTCCGAGCGCCGCCCTCGCTTTCCGTTGCCACTCCCTCCAAGTATCACCACTTCTACCAACACCACCGCCTTCTCTATGATCTCTTGTAATGATCTCGAAAAGCTCCAAGTTTTAGGCCACGGTAATGGTGGTACTGTCTATAAAGTACGTCATAAGAAGACTTCCCAAGTTTATGCCCTTAAAGTTGTCCATGCTGACACCGATGATTCCCTCGTCCGCCGTCAAGTCTTCCGTGAAATGGAAATCCTCCGGCGTACTGATTCTCCTTATATCGTTCACTGCCATGGAATCTATGAGAAACCCAATGGTGATATAGCGATTTTAATGGAGTATATGGATTTGGGTACGCTTGATACGCTTCTACAAAAACATGGTACTTTCTCGGAAGCTAAACTTGCTCATGTAGCTCGTCAGGTTCTTAATGGGCTAAactacttgcacagccataaaATCATCCATAGAGACATTAAACCATCAAATTTGTTGGTGAAAGATGGGATGGAAGTGAAGATTGCAGATTTTGGTGTAAGCAAAATCATGTACCGAACTCTAGATGCTTGCAATTCCTATGTGGGTACTTGTGCTTATATGAGCCCTGAGCGCTTCGATCCTGACACTTATGGAGGAAATTATAATGGCTATGCAGCTGATATTTGGAGTTTGGGTCTCACCTTGTTGGAGCTTTATTTGGGTCATTTCCCACTTCTCACACCAGGTCAGAGACCGGATTGGGCGACTCTGATGTGCGCTATCTGCTTTGGCGACCCGCCTACCTTGCCGGAGGATGCGTCGGAGAAGTTTCGGAACTTTGTCGAGTGTTGCTTACAGAAGGAATCTAGTAAGAGGTGGACGGTAGAGCAGCTACTGTCACACCCATTTCTTTGTAAAGATCCGACATCCGATAAATGA